Below is a window of Corynebacterium kalinowskii DNA.
GACTCATCGTGCTGGGGCTGACGGTTGCGCTTGGGCTCCTGGGCTTTGCCGACGACTACATCAAGTTGGCGCAAGGCCGAAACCTTGGCTTGAACAAAACCGCCAAGTTGGTCGGTCAGTTGGTCATTGCGCTGGCGTTCGGCATTGCCGTCCTGCAGTTCCCAGATAACAACGGCCTTACTCCTGGTTCCACACATCTTTCTTTCCTGCGCGATATCGACACCTTCGACATCGCCATCGGCGGCGGAATCATTGGCACCATCATCTTCCTGGTGTTCATGTACATTCTGATCTCCGCCTGGTCGAACGCAGTGAACCTTACCGACGGCCTCGATGGCCTTGCTGCTGGAACGACCGCCATGGTGATGGGTTCCTACACCGTGATTGGGTTCTGGCAATTCCGAAACTCGTGCGATGTTGCCGTCGAGCCTGGTTGCTTCGATGTCCGTGACCCACTCGACCTGGCGATTCTCGCGGTAGCTGGTCTTGGTTCCTGCCTCGGATTCCTGTGGTGGAATGCTGCTCCTGCCAAGATTTTCATGGGAGATACCGGTTCGCTCGCGCTCGGTGGTTTGGTCGCCGGTGTGTCCGTGACCACGCGCACTGAGTTGCTCATGGTCATCATCGGCGCTTTGTTCGTTATCGAGGCTGCTTCCGTGGTGATTCAGGTCGCGGTATTCCGCACCCGCGGTACCCGCTTCTTCCGGATGGCACCGTTCCACCACCACTTTGAAAACGGTGGCTGGGCCGAAACCACCGTCGTTATTCGTTTCTGGTTGCTCACGGCAATGGCCTCCCTGGTTGGTATGGCCTTGTTCTACAGTGACTGGCTTTCTATCGCAGGAGTGTAAAAAATGAGTACTTTCACGCTTCCCGCTGAGCTTGACGGGCAGGTTCTTGTGACCGGAGCCGGCGTATCCGGTGCGGGCTGCGCGCGGATGCTGGCTGAGCTGGGCGTGAAAGTGACGGTGGCAGATGACAACGAGACTGCTCGCCTGCGCCTTGCCGAGGCTTGTCGCGTCGCCCATCTCAGCGTCGAAGAAGCCCGCGAGCGTCTC
It encodes the following:
- the mraY gene encoding phospho-N-acetylmuramoyl-pentapeptide-transferase encodes the protein MTQIIISGAVSFLVAIFMTPLLIRYFSAEGLGQEIREDGPRSHMRKRGTPTMGGIAILTGIVLAYVAANLYALTSGKQAFTASGLIVLGLTVALGLLGFADDYIKLAQGRNLGLNKTAKLVGQLVIALAFGIAVLQFPDNNGLTPGSTHLSFLRDIDTFDIAIGGGIIGTIIFLVFMYILISAWSNAVNLTDGLDGLAAGTTAMVMGSYTVIGFWQFRNSCDVAVEPGCFDVRDPLDLAILAVAGLGSCLGFLWWNAAPAKIFMGDTGSLALGGLVAGVSVTTRTELLMVIIGALFVIEAASVVIQVAVFRTRGTRFFRMAPFHHHFENGGWAETTVVIRFWLLTAMASLVGMALFYSDWLSIAGV